From Dermochelys coriacea isolate rDerCor1 chromosome 15, rDerCor1.pri.v4, whole genome shotgun sequence, a single genomic window includes:
- the MN1 gene encoding LOW QUALITY PROTEIN: transcriptional activator MN1 (The sequence of the model RefSeq protein was modified relative to this genomic sequence to represent the inferred CDS: inserted 2 bases in 1 codon; deleted 1 base in 1 codon) → MFGLEQFEPQISSRNAGQGERNFSQAGLTMGSHFKSPAFHSGGPADPAISALGEPPILGMNMNMAGEAYGFHARGHSELHAGGMQAQPVHGFFGNQQPHHGHPNTHHPHQHHPHFSGNFGSDPGASCLHGGRLMSYNNNMGSQQAFAEGYDHMAENQGGEGFGQQRSGNMPDFQHHNSSASNHAVPAPCLPLDQSPNRAASFHGLPASSSSDSHSLEQRRLSNQGGVDSLEYNYPSDGPSGHFDLPVFSPSESDGQLPHYGAGRQVPGGGSFPGTSVLPRAPGMVGMSKVHPQQQHGVFFERFGGARKMSVGMEPGVNARHPLMQQQQQTGLLARQNSCPPAIPRQQQTEANTPNPNLQDNGPIMQNQHAQFEYPIHRLENRNMHPYTDPVFNMQHPAPQQPPNQRLQHFDAPYMSVAKRPRFDFPTSPAVDRCASWNSNLHQAGMENHLSPSAYPGLPGEFTPPLPESFAPGPPLQHPGPDPQALQQRQNAALMIKQMASRNQQQRLRPPSLQQLGHHGDHLGPSGLGHAGPAGTLPQPGFERESGGRGPGFEPQAAHLAPDGGWFPGPPPPGELLPPPPPPPPPARRLGGPAEPGPHELGLPQGGSGLIFRPAAGALGLAGEGHGPALHSPGGRAPFGAGLAPLQSPGGGGGGGGVGLPSAPAERRPPADFAAPPLGGPGAFAFGASARPAPXPHSAAASPGAFPPPPPPPPRPAAASKLGALSLGSFAKPAREAAFGQSCLAALSTACQNMIASLGAPNLHVTFAKRGPPEAKRKLGPPEPDGGPGPGPGPGPDFFPGGAAAAKAAPEARLSPGFPPEAAPGGEGKAAAAAAASGAGGRGRGRRKRDSGHVSPGGFFDKFPPAEGGGAASPGPGGGGGGGGAPPRHDKPLTSPSWAKGGERLLAEPPDLLASLDSGLQGAGKSDGGSPRGDFPEQPSPAYGPEDEVSSSPDGGLAKPARSPLLGGQKPLALGLLGAPAPAAVPAPAPDSYGLGGGGGAHPGTPGLEQVRTPSSASAQDEIHPLEILQAQIQLQRQQFSISEDQPLGMKSKKAECPGQNGDGELNSCCSDNVKGAMSTIDLDSLMAEHNSTWYMPSEKSLMEGPEEDKPMAPWEKSKPQNPSKEAHDLPQNKTSAAAQTGSHLQCLSVHCTDDMGESKGRTAVPTWRSLHSDISNRFGTFVAALT, encoded by the exons ATGTTTGGGCTGGAGCAGTTTGAGCCCCAGATCAGCAGCAGAAACGCCGGCCAAGGAGAGAGAAACTTTAGCCAGGCCGGCCTGACCATGGGCTCCCACTTCAAATCGCCAGCTTTCCACTCCGGGGGCCCCGCGGATCCGGCCATCAGCGCCTTGGGCGAGCCTCCCATCCTGGGCATGAACATGAACATGGCCGGGGAAGCGTACGGCTTCCACGCTCGGGGACACTCCGAGCTGCATGCAGGGGGGATGCAGGCTCAGCCGGTTCACGGCTTTTTCGGCAACCAGCAGCCTCACCACGGTCATCCCAACACCCACCACCCGCACCAGCATCACCCGCACTTCAGCGGCAACTTTGGGTCCGATCCCGGCGCCTCCTGCTTGCACGGAGGGCGGCTGATGAGCTACAACAACAACATGGGCAGCCAGCAAGCGTTTGCAGAGGGATACGACCATATGGCCGAGAACCAAGGAGGCGAAGGCTTTGGACAGCAGAGGTCAGGTAACATGCCCGATTTCCAGCACCACAACTCCAGCGCCTCTAACCACGCCGTGCCAGCGCCCTGCCTCCCACTGGATCAGTCTCCCAACCGGGCTGCCTCCTTCCATGGGCTTCCAGCCTCCAGCTCCTCGGATTCCCACAGCCTGGAGCAGAGGAGACTTTCCAACCAGGGAGGCGTCGATTCTTTGGAATACAATTACCCCAGCGATGGCCCTTCAGGACACTTTGATTTGCCAGTGTTTTCTCCTTCCGAGTCTGACGGGCAGCTTCCTCACTATGGTGCTGGCCGACAAGTTCCTGGGGGTGGCAGTTTCCCTGGCACGTCTGTTTTGCCCAGAGCACCGGGCATGGTGGGGATGTCCAAAGTTCACCCACAGCAGCAACACGGTGTATTCTTTGAAAGGTTTGGAGGTGCTCGTAAGATGTCCGTGGGCATGGAGCCTGGTGTTAACGCCAGACATCCTCTAATGCAACAGCAGCAACAGACAGGTTTGCTGGCCAGACAAAACTCCTGTCCGCCAGCAATTCCTAGGCAACAGCAAACCGAAGCCAATACTCCCAACCCCAACTTGCAGGACAATGGGCCAATAATGCAGAACCAGCACGCACAGTTTGAATACCCTATTCATAGACTGGAGAACAGGAATATGCATCCATATACTGATCCCGTCTTTAATATGCAGCACCCTGCTCCGCAACAGCCACCCAATCAAAGACTGCAACATTTTGATGCCCCCTACATGAGCGTGGCCAAGAGGCCGAGGTTCGACTTCCCCACTAGCCCCGCCGTGGATAGGTGCGCCTCCTGGAATAGCAATCTGCACCAGGCGGGGATGGAAAACCACCTATCGCCTTCCGCCTACCCCGGCCTTCCGGGCGAGTTCACGCCGCCGCTCCCGGAGAGCTTTGCCCCGGGCCCGCCGCTCCAGCACCCGGGCCCCgacccccaggccctgcagcagcGCCAGAACGCCGCCCTCATGATCAAACAAATGGCCTCCCGCAACCAGCAGCAGAGACTCCGGCCgcccagcctgcagcagctggggcacCACGGGGACCACCTGGGCCCGAGCGGCCTGGGGCACGCGGGCCCCGCCGGGACCCTGCCGCAGCCCGGCTTCGAGCGCGAGAGCGGCGGCCGCGGGCCCGGCTTCGAGCCGCAGGCCGCGCACCTGGCCCCGGACGGCGGCTGGTTCCCCGGGCCGCCCCCGCCGGGGgagctgctgccgccgccgccgccgccgccgccaccagCGCGGCGCCTGGGCGGGCCCGCCGAGCCCGGCCCGCACGAGCTCGGCCTGCCGCAGGGCGGCTCCGGCCTGATCTTCCGGCCGGCCGCGGGCGCGCTGGGGCTGGCGGGCGAAGGGCACGGGCCGGCCCTGCACTCCCCGGGCGGCCGCGCCCCGTTCGGCGCCGGCTTGGCCCCGCTGCAGTCCCCcggcgggggcggcggcggcggcggcgtggGGCTGCCCAGCGCGCCCGCCGAGCGCCGCCCGCCGGCCGACTTCGCCGCGCCCCCGCTGGGCGGCCCGGGGGCCTTCGCCTTCGGCGCCTCGGCCCGGCCGGCCCC GCCGCACAGCGCCGCCGCCTCGCCCGGCGCcttcccgccgccgccgccgccgccgccgcgccccGCCGCCGCCAGCAAGCTGGGCGCGCTGTCGCTGGGCTCCTTCGCCAAGCCGGCCAGGGAGGCCGCGTTcgggcagagctgcctggccgcgctCTCCACCGCCTGCCAGAACATGATCGCCAGCCTGGGCGCGCCCAACCTGCACGTCACCTTCGCCAAGCGCGGCCCGCCCGAGGCCAAGCGCAAGCTGGGCCCGCCCGAGCCCGAcggcggccccggccccggccccggccccggccccgacTTCTTCCCCGGCGGGGCGGCCGCCGCCAAGGCCGCGCCCGAGGCCCGCCTGTCGCCCGGCTTCCCGCCCGAGGCCGCGCCGGGCGGCGAGGgcaaggcggcggcggcggcggcggcgtcgGGGGCGGGCGGGCGCGGGCGGGGCCGCCGGAAGCGGGACAGCGGCCACGTCAGCCCGGGCGGCTTCTTCGACAAGTTCCCGCCGGCCGAGGGCGGCGGCGCGGCCAGCCCGggccccggcggcggcggcggcggcggcggcgcccccCCCCGC CACGACAAGCCGCTGACCTCGCCCTCCTGGGCCAAGGGCGGCGAGCGGCTGCTGGCGGAGCCGCCCGACCTCCTGGCCTCGCTGGACAGCGGCCTCCAGGGCGCCGGCAAGTCGGACGGCGGCTCCCCGCGCGGGGACTTCCCCGAGCAGCCCAGCCCCGCCTACGGCCCCGAGGACGAGGTGTCCTCCAGCCCCGACGGCGGCCTGGCCAAGCCCGCGCGCAGCCCGCTGCTCGGCGGGCAGAAGCCGCTGGCCCTGGGCCTGCTCGGCGCCCCGGCCCCCGCCGCggtccccgccccggccccggacAGCTACGGgctgggcggcggcggcggcgcccaCCCGGGCACCCCGGGCCTGGAGCAGGTGCGCACCCCCAGCAGCGCGTCGGCGCAGGACGAGATCCACCCGCTGGAGATCCTGCAGGCGCAGATCCAGCTGCAGCGGCAGCAGTTCAGCATCTCCGAAGACCAGCCCCTGGGCATGAAGAGCAAAAAGGCCGAGTGCCCCGGCCAGAACGGGGACGGCGAGTTGAACAGCTGTTGCTCGGACAACGTCAAAGGTGCCATGAGCACCATAGACCTGGACTCTCTGATGGCGGAGCATAACTCTACCTGGTACATGCCCAGCGAGAAGTCCTTGATGGAGGGGCCGGAGGAGGACAAGCCCATGGCACCGTGGGAGAAGTCAAAGCCTCAGAACCCCAGCAAAGAAG